The following coding sequences are from one Leptolyngbya sp. NIES-3755 window:
- a CDS encoding adenosylcobinamide kinase/adenosylcobinamide-phosphate guanylyltransferase (similar to AA sequence:cyanobase_aa:LBDG_48980) codes for MATLILVTGAARSGKSEWAEQLAAESGKSVVYIATSQENPDDAEWQDRIEKHRSRRPESWRTRSIPVDLKSAILDSTASDCLLIDSLGTWLANLLEQSESEWQATREALLESFEQTDSLIIFVAEETGWGVVPAYPIGRLFRDRLGNLTRRIGAIADTTYLVTAGHVLNLSQLGIRLKQQ; via the coding sequence ATGGCAACGCTCATTTTAGTTACGGGAGCCGCACGATCGGGCAAAAGCGAATGGGCGGAACAATTGGCGGCAGAATCAGGAAAATCTGTTGTTTATATTGCGACTAGCCAAGAAAATCCTGATGACGCGGAATGGCAAGATCGGATTGAAAAACATCGATCGCGCCGTCCTGAGAGTTGGAGAACTCGATCGATTCCCGTCGATCTGAAATCAGCCATTCTTGATTCAACCGCTTCAGATTGTCTATTGATTGATTCACTCGGAACTTGGTTGGCGAATTTACTAGAACAATCCGAAAGTGAATGGCAAGCAACACGAGAGGCACTTTTAGAAAGCTTTGAGCAAACAGATAGCTTAATTATTTTTGTTGCAGAAGAAACAGGATGGGGAGTCGTTCCGGCATATCCGATCGGGCGATTGTTTCGCGATCGACTCGGCAATCTCACTCGGCGGATTGGTGCGATCGCAGATACGACTTATCTCGTTACGGCAGGACATGTTCTGAACCTCAGTCAGCTTGGAATTCGATTGAAGCAACAATAA
- a CDS encoding GTP binding protein EngA (similar to AA sequence:cyanobase_aa:LBDG_10180) translates to MSLPIVAIIGRPNVGKSTLVNRLAQVQDAIVFDEPGVTRDRTYKRAFWRDREFQVVDTGGLVFDDDTEFLPLIREQAMAALSESKAAIFVVDGQAGLTQADQEIAQWLRQQPVPVVLAVNKCESLDQGLIQAAEFWELGLGEPYPVSSIHGSGTGDLLDQVVEHLPPTDEIEETLETKVAIAGRPNVGKSSLLNAFVGENRSIVSPISGTTRDAIDMLVERDGKQYRLIDTAGIRKKKNVEYGPEFFGINRAFKAIDRSDVVLLVIDALDGVTEQDQKLAGRIDDEGRGCVVIVNKWDAVEKDSHTIYEYDQQIRDRLHFVEWAESIFISAKTGQRVEKIFELIDRAAEQHKRRVSTAVINEVLEDALSWHTPPTTRQGRQGKIYYGTQVSTAPPTIALFVNDPNLFNENYRRYIDRKFRESLGFQGTPVRLLWRGKKVREVERGHQANRATKV, encoded by the coding sequence ATGTCATTGCCGATCGTTGCCATTATTGGTCGCCCGAATGTGGGCAAGTCTACCCTCGTAAATCGCCTCGCTCAGGTACAGGACGCGATCGTGTTTGATGAACCGGGTGTGACCCGCGATCGCACATATAAAAGGGCGTTCTGGCGCGATCGCGAATTCCAAGTTGTGGATACAGGCGGATTGGTCTTTGATGATGACACTGAGTTTTTACCGTTGATTCGAGAACAAGCAATGGCGGCTTTGTCGGAATCGAAAGCAGCGATTTTTGTAGTGGATGGACAGGCGGGACTCACACAGGCAGATCAAGAAATTGCCCAATGGCTACGTCAGCAACCCGTTCCAGTTGTGTTGGCAGTGAATAAATGTGAATCTCTCGATCAGGGATTGATTCAAGCAGCAGAATTTTGGGAGTTGGGATTGGGTGAGCCATATCCAGTTTCGAGTATTCACGGCAGCGGCACTGGAGATTTGCTTGATCAAGTTGTTGAGCATTTGCCACCGACCGATGAGATCGAGGAAACGCTTGAAACTAAAGTCGCGATCGCAGGTCGTCCAAACGTCGGAAAGTCCAGCTTGTTGAATGCGTTTGTCGGTGAAAATCGCTCGATCGTCAGTCCGATTTCTGGAACAACGAGAGACGCGATCGATATGTTGGTCGAACGTGATGGTAAACAGTATCGATTGATTGATACTGCTGGAATTCGCAAGAAAAAGAATGTCGAATATGGTCCTGAATTCTTTGGGATCAATCGAGCATTCAAAGCGATTGATCGCTCAGATGTGGTTTTACTTGTGATTGATGCTTTAGATGGCGTAACTGAGCAAGATCAGAAATTAGCGGGACGGATTGATGATGAAGGGCGTGGCTGTGTCGTGATTGTGAATAAATGGGACGCAGTCGAGAAGGATTCGCACACCATTTATGAATACGACCAGCAAATTCGCGATCGCTTACATTTCGTAGAGTGGGCGGAAAGTATCTTTATCAGTGCCAAAACAGGTCAGCGCGTTGAGAAGATTTTTGAACTCATCGATCGAGCCGCAGAACAACATAAGCGAAGAGTTTCAACGGCTGTGATCAATGAAGTGCTCGAAGATGCGCTTTCTTGGCATACTCCACCCACAACAAGACAGGGACGACAAGGCAAGATTTACTATGGAACACAGGTGAGTACTGCACCGCCCACGATCGCGCTATTCGTCAACGATCCGAATTTGTTTAACGAAAACTATCGACGCTATATCGATCGTAAGTTCCGTGAGTCTCTTGGCTTCCAAGGAACACCAGTTCGGTTACTTTGGCGCGGTAAGAAAGTGCGCGAAGTTGAACGGGGACATCAAGCGAATCGGGCAACAAAGGTTTAG
- a CDS encoding cobalt transport protein (similar to AA sequence:cyanobase_aa:LBDG_10170), giving the protein MDLLRSLPLGLYLEQPITWMHRLDPRVKLAWLMSFLATPLLANAEWRLALVGVLIGLTFAARIPLRVWRQQMGWLLLLAIYVFSLVAIAPDGLSVEPRPRLPQNELAFVQQPNTIPEPAPQRPWFNPFQSQPQSDLEKQLKRPELKQPTGYQYVVFQRGPIRVTRRSLDLAIRVGTLLFTLIYSTNLFLLTTAPEEVTAGLEDLMRPLRRFNLPVTEIALTLTLSLRFIPLVLEEFQNLIRSIRTRAINWKKLGFRRTAQIALSIAERLLQNLLLRAEQIASAMKVRGFTSPNRHRVEWHQLILKRFDWIALIVLGGFWAARVMLG; this is encoded by the coding sequence ATGGATTTACTGCGATCGCTTCCGTTGGGTCTATACCTTGAACAGCCAATCACCTGGATGCACCGACTCGATCCACGGGTGAAATTAGCTTGGCTAATGAGCTTTTTGGCGACTCCATTACTAGCAAATGCAGAATGGCGGTTGGCTTTAGTTGGGGTATTGATTGGATTGACGTTTGCAGCGAGAATTCCGCTTAGAGTGTGGCGACAGCAAATGGGCTGGCTGTTGTTGCTGGCGATTTATGTGTTTTCGTTGGTTGCGATCGCGCCTGATGGTCTGAGTGTTGAACCTCGTCCGCGTTTGCCCCAGAATGAACTTGCCTTTGTGCAGCAACCCAATACAATTCCAGAACCCGCACCACAGCGACCTTGGTTTAATCCGTTTCAATCTCAGCCGCAGTCAGATTTAGAGAAGCAGTTGAAGCGACCGGAATTAAAGCAGCCAACGGGATATCAATACGTTGTATTCCAACGAGGACCAATTCGGGTGACACGTCGATCGCTAGATTTGGCGATTCGAGTCGGCACATTGTTATTCACGCTGATTTATAGTACGAATTTATTTCTGCTTACGACTGCACCCGAAGAAGTTACCGCAGGATTGGAAGATCTGATGCGTCCGCTGCGTCGATTTAATCTTCCGGTGACTGAGATTGCATTGACGTTAACGTTGTCTTTGCGATTCATTCCACTGGTATTGGAAGAATTTCAGAATTTAATTCGATCAATTCGCACTCGTGCTATTAATTGGAAGAAATTAGGATTTCGTCGCACCGCTCAAATTGCATTGTCGATCGCGGAACGATTGTTGCAGAATTTATTGCTGAGAGCAGAACAGATTGCTAGTGCGATGAAGGTTCGAGGGTTTACCAGTCCGAATCGACATCGGGTGGAATGGCATCAATTAATTCTGAAACGGTTTGATTGGATCGCGTTGATTGTATTAGGCGGATTTTGGGCAGCAAGAGTGATGCTGGGATAA
- a CDS encoding hypothetical protein (conserved hypothetical protein;~similar to AA sequence:cyanobase_aa:LBDG_40250), translating into MNGLGTRSRPRKETTGTVAHRTIALDAGNYDLKFWNGAGHPRAIRSVRFQLPQGRDPVRYSDQSPLIELPDGTRYHFGTQAYKYRRQQQTVVENKVDLARLHLYACLEPERDEEMSHFPLHVYASTPDPTRNADAIKSQLMGMHEFKRNGVPFRITVEHVEVEREGIGSYRYAQQLGLIPDSGYTIVVDIGGGTWLTRLIDAEGDVIDENVMDRGGSYELATAISFDRRLLDGLGTTVDPAIVMDGFKSGHCYADTGLSWSLWLEEYLDPWFKGIFQTIKAQYTPYMPRVTRFLVTGGSSHLIAERLAGRKLFAVMPDPQFANVRGLYPIAEGWQLCMTTK; encoded by the coding sequence ATGAACGGATTAGGCACTCGCAGCAGACCTCGAAAGGAAACCACTGGAACCGTCGCTCATCGCACGATCGCGCTTGATGCCGGGAACTACGATCTCAAGTTTTGGAACGGTGCAGGACATCCAAGAGCGATTCGATCGGTAAGATTCCAATTGCCTCAAGGACGCGATCCAGTCCGGTATTCTGACCAGTCCCCGCTGATCGAGTTGCCCGATGGAACCCGTTATCATTTTGGCACACAAGCGTACAAGTATCGTCGCCAACAGCAAACAGTCGTTGAAAACAAGGTCGATTTGGCAAGATTACACCTCTATGCCTGTCTAGAACCTGAACGGGATGAAGAGATGAGTCATTTCCCGCTGCATGTGTATGCTTCTACACCTGACCCGACTCGGAACGCAGATGCAATCAAATCTCAACTGATGGGAATGCACGAATTTAAACGAAATGGTGTTCCTTTTAGAATCACAGTTGAACACGTTGAAGTGGAGCGAGAAGGAATTGGATCGTATCGCTATGCTCAACAGTTGGGACTCATTCCTGATAGTGGCTATACGATCGTTGTTGACATTGGTGGAGGAACGTGGCTGACTCGCTTAATTGATGCAGAAGGCGATGTCATTGACGAAAATGTGATGGATCGCGGTGGATCGTATGAGTTGGCGACTGCAATTAGCTTCGATCGACGTTTGCTCGATGGCTTGGGAACGACAGTTGATCCCGCGATCGTGATGGATGGCTTTAAATCGGGTCATTGTTATGCAGATACCGGATTGTCTTGGTCACTGTGGCTCGAAGAATACCTTGATCCTTGGTTTAAGGGAATTTTCCAAACGATTAAAGCTCAGTACACGCCTTACATGCCGCGTGTGACAAGATTTCTCGTAACGGGTGGCAGTTCTCACTTGATTGCTGAACGATTAGCAGGGCGGAAATTGTTTGCAGTCATGCCTGATCCACAGTTTGCGAATGTGCGAGGATTGTACCCGATCGCTGAGGGGTGGCAGCTATGTATGACAACAAAGTGA
- a CDS encoding hypothetical protein (similar to AA sequence:cyanobase_aa:LBDG_16310), with amino-acid sequence MLNPNLDEIQLTNDDYARYSRHIILPEVGLDGQKKLKAASVLCVGTGGLGSPLLLYLAAAGIGRIGIVDFDVVDSSNLHRQIIHGTSWVGKPKIESAKQRILEINPTCQVDLYETRLSSENALQIAEPYDLVIDGTDNFPTRYLVNDVCVLLNKPNVYGSIFRFEGQATVFNYEGGPNYRDLYPEPPPPGLVPSCAEGGVLGVLCGIIGTIQATEAVKIILGQGNTLSGRLLLYNALEMKFRELKLRPNPVRPVIEKLVDYEEFCGIPQAKAAEEQEKANMQEMTVQELKALIDSGAIGKDYVLLDVRNPNEYQIAQIPGSVLVPLPDIENGSGVEKVKELLNGHQLIAHCKMGGRSAKAIGILKSAGIDGINVKGGITAWSREVDPSVPEY; translated from the coding sequence ATGCTAAATCCAAATCTGGATGAGATCCAGTTAACAAACGATGATTACGCCCGATATTCCAGGCATATTATTTTGCCGGAGGTCGGTCTTGATGGACAGAAGAAACTCAAAGCCGCTAGTGTTCTCTGTGTAGGAACAGGTGGATTGGGATCGCCGCTACTCTTGTATTTAGCAGCAGCGGGGATCGGACGAATTGGAATTGTCGATTTTGATGTGGTCGATAGTTCTAACTTGCATCGCCAGATCATTCATGGCACGTCTTGGGTGGGTAAGCCTAAGATCGAATCGGCAAAACAACGAATTTTAGAAATCAATCCAACCTGCCAAGTCGATCTCTATGAGACGCGATTGAGTTCTGAGAATGCACTTCAAATTGCTGAACCGTATGATTTGGTGATTGATGGAACGGATAATTTCCCGACGCGCTATCTGGTGAATGATGTTTGCGTGTTGTTGAATAAGCCGAATGTTTACGGTTCGATTTTCCGATTTGAAGGACAGGCAACCGTCTTTAACTATGAGGGCGGTCCGAACTATCGCGATTTGTATCCGGAACCCCCGCCACCTGGACTCGTTCCATCTTGTGCAGAGGGCGGCGTTTTGGGTGTGCTGTGTGGAATTATTGGAACCATTCAAGCGACTGAAGCGGTGAAGATTATTCTCGGACAAGGTAATACCCTGAGCGGACGATTGTTGCTGTACAACGCGCTAGAGATGAAATTCCGGGAGCTTAAATTGCGCCCGAATCCGGTGCGTCCTGTGATTGAGAAGTTGGTGGACTACGAAGAATTTTGTGGAATTCCGCAAGCAAAAGCGGCTGAAGAACAGGAAAAAGCCAATATGCAAGAAATGACGGTTCAGGAGTTAAAAGCGCTGATTGATAGTGGCGCGATCGGGAAAGATTACGTCTTGCTCGATGTTCGCAATCCCAACGAGTACCAAATTGCTCAGATTCCCGGTTCTGTCTTGGTTCCATTACCAGACATTGAGAATGGTAGCGGCGTTGAGAAAGTGAAAGAACTGCTCAACGGACATCAATTGATCGCACATTGCAAGATGGGAGGTCGATCGGCAAAAGCGATCGGCATTCTGAAATCGGCTGGTATCGACGGAATTAATGTGAAAGGTGGCATTACGGCTTGGAGTCGTGAAGTCGATCCTTCTGTGCCTGAATATTAA
- a CDS encoding cation/multidrug efflux pump (similar to AA sequence:cyanobase_aa:LBDG_49020) gives MNLIETAIRWRHGTFVLFCLLAIFGVFSLFQLPLELQPGGDRPEITIRTGYPGAAPAEVEDLITRPIEEQMEEVLGVKEISSASRAGSSSITLEFQEGTIVQDRLVDVLNRLQQVSSLPPEALESNVELVGGNSSPMMWIPFDTKPEFEPNPDRYRDLAEEIVLPRLRRVQGVGQFIVSGGRQREVEVRVDPKALADRNLTLGDVVRVLRENNRDIRGGPLELGRREYRVRTLSRSQDIEQLAGFVLRRDAAGIVYLRDVAKVEMGRKIRDSALLFNDRPAVAVGIIRQVGANVPEISKGVRQAITELQAQFDEQKEGIQFVFNYDENEYVSQSVKFVQENLVAGALLATLVLVLFLGSMRTVAVIAITIPVTSVMVFIILSWLGRSLNIISLAGIAFSVGMVVDNSIVVIENVFTHMQRGKSAFRSAIDGTQEVWGAMLGSTLTNVVVFIPLLMVTGEAGQLYADMAITLSCASLFSLFAAITLVPMLSGLFLKESEAMQMFEGGEYRGGNWFERSVAKTSAVFRHFQGKLEQFLTRTVRWSLGRYRMGRRLFVLAIPTSLLFVSIALLPPADYLPEGNRNTIQWRVEPLPGTSITEAIEQSKPVREFVRSQPEVDRVLFIDRPGALRAISAILKPEFATTRGLADMVNRFRAASNNFAGYRFMVPVRPSIFRDPGKEFEIDIVGTDLNQLGQLDREISGKLRGLNGIRNVRSNFVMGAGELQVIPNRERLAEVGLSESEIGSIVEAALGGRLASNFIDGKEELDVTVELQNTFVQTPEQLRQLPLFARGRQLQLSDVAEVRETTGADVINHTDLERSITLTASLTDTASLGAIVDRVNQDVLTPARANLPAGYRLELAGTADQLATTVSQLTAAFGFAILITYLLLVALYRSFLYPLVIMATIPMGMSGALLSLVLVNRIPGMSVPLDMITALGFVILTGIVVNNAILLVDRALQLQQDGEEYDSSLLSATKDRLRAIFMSAGTSVLGMLPLAVLPGQGSELYQGLGIVLTGGLAFSTILTPTVVPALMGLLRDFLGKRSLPIPANVPELERS, from the coding sequence GTGAACTTGATTGAAACTGCGATTCGCTGGCGACATGGAACTTTCGTTTTGTTCTGCTTGCTGGCGATTTTTGGTGTGTTTTCATTGTTTCAGTTGCCGCTAGAACTTCAACCGGGAGGCGATCGACCAGAGATCACGATCCGAACTGGATATCCTGGAGCTGCACCCGCTGAAGTCGAAGATTTGATCACACGCCCGATCGAAGAACAGATGGAAGAAGTTCTGGGCGTGAAAGAGATCAGTAGTGCTTCTCGTGCTGGCAGTAGTTCGATCACGTTGGAATTCCAAGAAGGCACGATCGTACAAGATCGGTTAGTGGATGTTCTCAACCGATTGCAGCAGGTTTCGAGCTTACCACCGGAAGCATTGGAATCGAATGTCGAACTTGTCGGGGGCAATAGTTCCCCGATGATGTGGATTCCGTTTGATACGAAGCCTGAATTTGAACCGAATCCCGATCGCTATCGTGACTTAGCGGAAGAAATTGTTCTCCCTAGACTGCGACGAGTTCAAGGCGTTGGACAATTCATCGTGTCAGGCGGGCGACAGCGAGAAGTCGAAGTTCGAGTCGATCCGAAAGCATTAGCCGATCGCAATTTAACGCTTGGCGATGTGGTGAGAGTGCTACGGGAGAACAATCGCGATATTCGCGGCGGTCCTTTAGAGCTAGGGCGGCGGGAATATCGAGTCAGAACACTGAGTCGATCGCAGGATATTGAACAGCTTGCGGGTTTTGTTTTGCGGCGAGATGCAGCAGGAATTGTCTATCTCCGTGATGTGGCGAAAGTCGAAATGGGGCGGAAGATTCGAGATAGCGCATTGTTGTTTAATGATAGACCTGCGGTTGCGGTTGGAATTATTCGACAGGTTGGCGCGAATGTTCCTGAGATTTCCAAGGGAGTTAGACAAGCGATTACTGAACTGCAAGCCCAATTCGATGAACAGAAGGAGGGCATTCAGTTTGTTTTTAACTATGACGAGAATGAATACGTTAGCCAATCCGTAAAGTTCGTCCAAGAGAACCTAGTCGCTGGAGCATTACTCGCAACACTGGTTCTAGTTCTGTTTTTGGGATCAATGCGAACCGTTGCGGTGATTGCGATTACGATTCCCGTAACATCGGTGATGGTGTTTATCATTCTCTCTTGGCTGGGTCGATCGCTGAATATCATCAGCCTTGCCGGAATTGCGTTCTCGGTTGGGATGGTGGTGGATAACTCGATCGTCGTAATCGAGAATGTCTTTACTCACATGCAGCGGGGAAAAAGTGCTTTTCGATCCGCGATCGATGGAACCCAGGAAGTCTGGGGTGCAATGCTCGGATCGACTTTAACGAATGTAGTCGTCTTCATTCCGTTACTGATGGTGACAGGGGAAGCAGGACAACTTTATGCGGATATGGCGATTACGCTGTCTTGCGCTTCATTGTTCTCGTTGTTTGCAGCTATCACCTTGGTTCCGATGTTGTCTGGATTGTTTCTGAAAGAGTCGGAAGCAATGCAGATGTTTGAAGGTGGAGAGTATCGGGGCGGTAACTGGTTTGAACGATCGGTTGCTAAAACATCCGCTGTGTTTCGTCATTTCCAAGGTAAGTTAGAACAGTTCCTAACCCGAACCGTTCGTTGGTCACTGGGTCGCTACAGAATGGGACGACGATTATTTGTATTAGCGATTCCAACTTCGTTGTTGTTCGTGAGTATTGCACTGCTTCCACCCGCAGACTATTTGCCAGAAGGCAATCGCAATACAATCCAATGGCGAGTTGAACCCTTACCGGGAACGAGTATTACAGAAGCGATCGAGCAGTCCAAACCCGTTCGAGAATTCGTTCGTTCTCAACCGGAAGTCGATCGTGTGTTGTTTATCGATCGACCTGGAGCTTTGAGAGCCATTTCCGCGATTCTCAAACCCGAATTTGCCACGACACGCGGACTGGCTGATATGGTGAACCGCTTCCGGGCTGCGAGTAATAACTTTGCAGGCTATCGATTCATGGTTCCGGTTCGTCCTTCGATCTTCCGCGATCCAGGAAAAGAATTTGAGATCGACATTGTTGGAACTGATTTGAATCAGCTTGGACAACTCGATCGAGAAATTTCTGGCAAACTACGCGGTTTGAATGGTATTCGTAATGTTCGATCGAACTTTGTCATGGGTGCGGGTGAACTACAAGTGATTCCAAACCGAGAAAGACTCGCAGAAGTGGGGCTTTCAGAATCCGAAATTGGTTCGATCGTTGAAGCTGCATTAGGCGGGCGACTCGCTTCTAATTTCATTGATGGCAAAGAGGAACTAGATGTCACCGTTGAACTACAAAATACGTTCGTTCAAACTCCAGAGCAATTACGTCAGTTACCACTCTTTGCACGAGGCAGGCAGCTTCAATTAAGCGATGTAGCTGAAGTGCGGGAAACCACTGGAGCCGATGTGATCAACCACACGGATTTAGAGCGATCGATTACCCTAACTGCGTCTTTAACAGATACAGCATCTCTGGGAGCAATTGTCGATCGAGTGAATCAAGACGTTCTCACTCCAGCACGTGCCAATCTTCCTGCTGGCTATCGACTTGAACTAGCTGGAACCGCAGATCAATTAGCAACTACGGTTTCGCAATTAACCGCAGCGTTCGGATTTGCGATTCTGATCACTTATCTATTGTTGGTGGCGCTATATCGATCGTTCCTTTACCCGCTCGTAATCATGGCAACGATTCCAATGGGAATGAGCGGCGCGTTATTGAGCTTAGTTCTAGTGAATCGAATTCCAGGTATGTCTGTCCCATTGGATATGATTACCGCCTTGGGTTTTGTGATTCTGACTGGAATTGTAGTGAACAATGCGATTTTATTAGTCGATCGAGCATTGCAGCTTCAACAAGACGGGGAAGAGTATGATTCCTCACTTTTGAGCGCAACCAAAGATCGATTAAGAGCGATTTTTATGTCTGCGGGAACCAGTGTATTGGGAATGTTGCCGCTGGCAGTGCTTCCTGGTCAAGGTTCAGAGCTTTATCAAGGCTTGGGAATTGTGTTAACGGGAGGTTTAGCTTTCTCGACCATTCTCACGCCGACAGTCGTTCCAGCATTGATGGGACTCTTGAGAGATTTCTTAGGAAAGCGTTCTCTCCCGATTCCTGCAAATGTACCGGAATTAGAGCGATCGTAA
- a CDS encoding efflux transporter, RND family, MFP subunit (similar to AA sequence:cyanobase_aa:LBDG_49010) has translation MESLDPQNQTSIAPEPQNPKKTWYGLLFAGLLLAGGFGVWRILNPGGERPAVAQSQGQPPRAVETTRLATGTSTRTVQLLGQVEATQQSTIRAQTPGVVEEILVQPGDRVTEGMTIAILDDSDQQLGMAQAQAELAQQRSNLARLQVGTRPEIIAQRQAAVNAAKAREREAQDNLRRSTALVKEGAISERLLVEARSQVDQANGERLAAEASLAEAKAGPIREEIDAQKANVAAAQATVNQAQLAQRRTQVVATQSGVVQTRHVSQGDLVQSSGQIVTLVAGNQLDVFLELPEDLSGRVTPGMSIALTARALPQWKQQAAITAVVPSADSTSRRQRVRVQISNPPRELLSGMAISGALTIPSNRSSFVVSRDVLTRRRNEWFVFTIADNKAKPIPVELVTDMGKQVAIFSPELRSGQEIVLRGGDGLNEGAPVKVVGGAS, from the coding sequence ATGGAATCCCTCGACCCTCAAAATCAGACCTCGATTGCTCCTGAACCTCAAAATCCAAAGAAGACTTGGTATGGCTTACTCTTTGCAGGATTGTTACTCGCAGGCGGATTTGGTGTATGGCGAATTTTGAATCCAGGCGGTGAAAGACCTGCTGTCGCTCAATCCCAAGGACAGCCGCCAAGAGCAGTAGAAACAACTCGTTTAGCAACAGGAACTTCAACTCGAACGGTTCAACTGTTAGGACAAGTTGAGGCGACACAACAATCGACAATTCGCGCTCAAACACCAGGAGTCGTTGAAGAAATCTTAGTACAACCTGGCGATCGGGTCACGGAGGGAATGACGATCGCGATTCTGGATGATTCGGATCAACAGCTAGGAATGGCTCAAGCTCAAGCAGAACTCGCGCAACAACGGAGTAATCTCGCTCGATTACAAGTGGGAACCCGTCCAGAGATTATTGCTCAAAGACAGGCGGCGGTGAATGCAGCAAAAGCACGAGAGCGGGAAGCTCAGGATAATCTAAGACGATCGACAGCATTAGTAAAAGAAGGTGCGATTTCGGAACGGCTGTTAGTTGAAGCGCGATCGCAAGTCGATCAAGCAAATGGAGAACGATTGGCAGCAGAAGCGAGTTTGGCAGAAGCGAAAGCAGGTCCGATTCGTGAAGAGATTGATGCCCAGAAAGCGAATGTTGCGGCGGCTCAAGCAACTGTGAATCAAGCACAACTCGCACAAAGACGAACCCAAGTTGTAGCAACTCAATCTGGAGTGGTGCAAACGCGGCATGTGAGTCAAGGTGATCTCGTTCAAAGTTCTGGGCAGATTGTGACCTTGGTTGCAGGTAATCAACTCGACGTGTTTCTGGAACTACCAGAGGATTTAAGTGGCAGAGTGACACCAGGAATGTCGATCGCATTAACCGCTCGTGCTTTACCGCAATGGAAACAGCAAGCGGCGATCACTGCGGTTGTTCCTTCTGCGGATTCAACTTCGAGACGGCAACGGGTGAGAGTTCAGATTTCAAATCCGCCTAGAGAATTGCTGTCTGGAATGGCAATCTCAGGAGCGCTCACAATTCCGAGTAATCGATCGAGTTTCGTCGTTTCACGGGATGTTTTGACGCGGCGACGGAATGAATGGTTTGTATTCACGATCGCAGATAACAAAGCGAAACCCATTCCAGTCGAGCTTGTGACGGATATGGGTAAGCAAGTGGCGATTTTTAGTCCAGAACTGCGATCGGGGCAAGAAATTGTTCTACGCGGCGGCGATGGATTGAACGAAGGTGCACCCGTCAAAGTAGTGGGAGGCGCATCGTGA
- a CDS encoding hypothetical protein (similar to AA sequence:cyanobase_aa:LBDG_40260) → MYDNKVRLSKDVIEKAELIAAEWGLKNARAAIEAVFRKYADDYLYGRLQGNSISVSRSQPRVEIDRDSQSVPCEALDELDDLLGL, encoded by the coding sequence ATGTATGACAACAAAGTGAGACTGAGCAAAGATGTGATCGAAAAGGCAGAACTGATTGCAGCGGAATGGGGATTGAAAAATGCTAGAGCCGCGATCGAAGCCGTGTTTCGTAAGTATGCCGACGATTATCTGTATGGACGATTGCAGGGAAATTCGATCTCTGTTTCACGATCGCAACCAAGAGTGGAAATCGATCGAGATAGTCAGTCGGTTCCCTGTGAAGCACTCGACGAATTAGACGATCTGCTAGGACTTTGA